One Lentibacillus cibarius DNA window includes the following coding sequences:
- the ezrA gene encoding septation ring formation regulator EzrA, protein MAYVIGTILAVIALIIIGLIMRKKVYDVVDRLETWKMDIMNRNVASELGRIKQLNLSGETQEKFESWRDRWEQIIAKELPDIEEYLFDAEEAADRYRFSSAKKTLRYAEQTLRRIEKDIENMLTELDQLMNSEESARKEVEQIGPDIKSLRKYLIHNRFSFGKADVRFEVEIDELEEELSHYDDLVESGDYSKARELADNVKQKLDALQTEIEAFPDTYHKCKKELPEQLDELVKGLREMKQDGYRVEHLGFEKEIHDYQRRLIDCKNLLEKGDMAQANELIPEIDERIDEMYQLLEKEALAKNYVETKITNYRDALYSLEDKFNLTKEDMETLKQTYYVEDSDMEKYLSLDKSIVQLRNRLEEITDGLEKDNTAHSQLRDELEKGFQELDALQEKHEAFKERIHNLRKDETEAKAKLAEMKNELYNVNRKLKKSNIPGIPSYIWDKMEEAAMKNNRVFKTLEKQPLDITEVQQVLSEAETAVEGVIEQTDVMLDQAYLTEQVIQYANRYRSQYPALAAKLSEAERLFRSYEYDLALDQAARAVEEVDPGSLKRIESFQKAVN, encoded by the coding sequence ATGGCATACGTTATTGGAACTATATTGGCTGTCATAGCATTAATTATTATTGGATTGATTATGCGAAAAAAGGTTTATGATGTCGTTGACCGCTTGGAAACGTGGAAAATGGACATTATGAATCGGAATGTTGCGTCGGAATTAGGGCGGATTAAACAGCTTAATCTTTCTGGCGAGACACAGGAGAAGTTTGAATCGTGGAGAGATCGCTGGGAGCAGATTATTGCCAAAGAACTTCCGGATATTGAAGAGTATTTGTTTGATGCGGAAGAAGCGGCGGATAGGTACCGTTTTTCCAGTGCCAAAAAAACATTACGTTATGCGGAGCAGACACTGCGACGGATAGAGAAAGATATCGAAAATATGCTTACAGAACTGGATCAGTTAATGAACTCAGAGGAGTCAGCACGAAAAGAAGTTGAGCAAATAGGACCTGATATTAAATCGTTGCGAAAGTACCTTATACATAATCGTTTTTCATTCGGAAAAGCGGATGTAAGGTTTGAGGTTGAGATTGACGAACTTGAAGAAGAATTGAGTCACTATGATGACCTAGTTGAATCTGGTGATTATTCAAAGGCTAGGGAATTAGCTGATAACGTCAAACAGAAACTGGACGCACTGCAAACGGAAATTGAAGCATTTCCCGACACCTATCACAAATGTAAAAAGGAACTGCCTGAACAACTTGATGAACTTGTCAAAGGCTTAAGGGAAATGAAGCAGGACGGCTATAGGGTTGAGCATCTTGGTTTTGAAAAAGAAATACATGATTATCAACGCCGTCTTATTGACTGCAAGAATTTATTGGAAAAAGGGGATATGGCTCAGGCGAATGAACTCATTCCGGAAATTGATGAGCGAATCGATGAAATGTATCAGCTTCTCGAAAAGGAAGCCCTTGCCAAAAATTATGTGGAAACAAAGATAACCAATTACCGGGATGCATTGTATTCATTAGAAGATAAATTCAATCTAACCAAGGAAGATATGGAAACATTGAAACAGACCTATTATGTTGAAGACAGTGATATGGAGAAATACCTATCCCTAGACAAGTCAATTGTACAGCTGCGAAATCGGCTGGAAGAAATTACAGACGGACTAGAAAAAGACAACACAGCACATTCACAATTGCGTGATGAGCTTGAAAAAGGATTTCAGGAACTTGATGCACTGCAGGAGAAACACGAAGCATTCAAAGAACGTATCCATAACTTGCGAAAAGATGAGACGGAAGCGAAGGCAAAGCTGGCGGAAATGAAAAATGAACTGTATAATGTAAATCGGAAACTGAAGAAAAGCAATATACCAGGAATTCCAAGTTATATATGGGACAAAATGGAAGAAGCTGCTATGAAAAACAACCGGGTGTTCAAAACACTTGAAAAACAGCCGCTGGATATCACAGAGGTTCAACAAGTGTTGTCAGAGGCAGAAACGGCAGTTGAAGGCGTAATCGAACAGACTGACGTTATGCTTGATCAAGCTTATTTAACCGAACAGGTAATCCAATATGCCAACCGGTACCGAAGTCAATATCCAGCGCTTGCTGCTAAGCTATCTGAAGCAGAGCGCCTATTTCGTTCGTACGAATATGATCTTGCACTCGATCAGGCAGCTAGAGCTGTAGAAGAGGTAGACCCGGGTTCTCTGAAACGGATTGAATCATTTCAGAAAGCTGTTAACTAA
- the refZ gene encoding forespore capture DNA-binding protein RefZ, producing MKKNSTKQKVIDAASSLFFQNGFHGTSVRDIADKATVNVSLISYYFKSKQGLLEHAVTQYYEAYLETIEMCLEENESMPPLEKLKKIVEVIIHYKQEHHQLSCFIHRELSLDSVFVREMTVTYLAKENYLISNAFYNIFPNPKKQNLENQFLLMQFKGMLTTPYVMQNEWKDKVVGDFSHHQFVNNYTRTVEKWLDFVVQEKKEGAR from the coding sequence ATGAAAAAAAATTCAACGAAACAGAAAGTGATTGATGCAGCATCATCGTTATTTTTCCAGAATGGTTTCCATGGAACATCTGTACGTGATATAGCTGATAAGGCCACTGTAAACGTTTCATTAATCAGTTATTATTTTAAAAGTAAACAAGGGCTCCTTGAACATGCTGTTACGCAATATTATGAAGCGTATTTGGAAACCATTGAAATGTGTCTCGAGGAAAATGAATCAATGCCCCCGCTTGAAAAATTGAAAAAGATTGTTGAAGTTATTATACATTACAAACAGGAACACCATCAATTATCATGTTTCATCCATCGCGAGCTTTCGCTTGATTCGGTATTTGTAAGGGAGATGACCGTTACTTATCTTGCTAAAGAAAATTATTTAATCAGCAACGCATTTTATAATATCTTTCCGAATCCAAAGAAACAAAACTTGGAAAATCAATTTTTACTAATGCAATTTAAAGGGATGCTGACCACCCCATACGTGATGCAGAATGAGTGGAAGGACAAGGTAGTAGGTGACTTTTCCCACCATCAATTTGTGAATAATTATACTCGTACTGTGGAAAAATGGCTTGACTTTGTTGTCCAGGAGAAAAAAGAAGGGGCGAGATAA
- a CDS encoding GAF domain-containing protein — protein sequence MFQATAYSGDKTKDYELLIKQLQALSEGETDTIAILSNASALLNQFLDDVNWVGFYLWKNDELVLGPFQGLPACIRIPYGKGVCGSAIKEQKTQRVPDVSAFPGHIACDSASRSEIVVPLIIDGTIFGVLDIDSPSTNRFDETDQFYLDKFAESLKSYIRL from the coding sequence ATGTTTCAGGCAACTGCCTATTCGGGTGACAAAACAAAAGATTACGAGCTCCTTATCAAACAATTACAGGCGCTTTCCGAGGGAGAAACGGATACGATTGCTATTTTATCGAATGCATCCGCACTATTAAACCAATTTCTTGATGATGTGAACTGGGTCGGCTTTTATTTATGGAAGAATGATGAATTAGTACTCGGACCATTCCAAGGTCTTCCCGCATGCATCCGGATCCCTTATGGTAAAGGCGTCTGTGGCAGTGCAATTAAAGAACAGAAGACACAAAGGGTCCCGGATGTATCAGCGTTTCCGGGTCATATTGCTTGTGACAGTGCAAGTAGGTCTGAAATTGTCGTACCATTGATTATAGATGGGACAATTTTTGGCGTCCTTGATATTGACAGCCCTAGTACCAATCGATTTGATGAAACAGACCAATTCTACTTGGACAAATTTGCAGAGTCATTGAAAAGCTACATTCGCTTGTGA
- the rpsD gene encoding 30S ribosomal protein S4, giving the protein MARFTGSDWKKSRRLGISLTGTGKELDKRPYAPGQHGPNQRKKVSEYGMQLQEKQKLRFMYGLNERQFLNLFTQAGKMKGVHGENFMILLESRLDNIVYRLGLARTRRQARQLVNHGHVTVDGGRVDIPSYSVKPGQVIGLRERSQNLDIIEEAIEVNNFVPEYLTFDEDKKEGTYSRYPERSELPAEINEALIVEYYSR; this is encoded by the coding sequence ATGGCACGATTTACAGGATCAGACTGGAAAAAATCACGCCGCCTCGGCATTTCATTAACTGGAACGGGCAAGGAACTGGATAAACGTCCTTACGCTCCAGGACAGCACGGACCTAATCAGCGTAAAAAAGTCTCTGAATATGGTATGCAGCTACAAGAAAAACAAAAACTGCGCTTTATGTATGGGTTGAACGAACGTCAATTCCTCAACCTGTTTACACAAGCTGGTAAAATGAAAGGTGTTCACGGTGAGAACTTCATGATTCTACTTGAATCTCGCTTGGACAATATCGTTTACCGCCTTGGGTTGGCACGTACACGTCGTCAAGCTCGCCAACTGGTCAACCATGGTCACGTTACAGTTGATGGCGGACGCGTGGATATCCCATCTTATAGCGTGAAGCCCGGACAGGTAATTGGTCTGCGTGAACGTTCGCAAAACCTTGACATCATTGAAGAAGCAATTGAAGTAAACAACTTCGTACCTGAATATCTGACATTTGATGAAGATAAAAAAGAAGGAACATATTCACGGTACCCTGAACGTTCCGAACTACCAGCTGAAATTAATGAAGCGCTTATCGTTGAGTACTACTCCCGTTAA
- the tyrS gene encoding tyrosine--tRNA ligase: protein MDILQDLEKRGLIQQTTDREGLQKHLNENQVTLYCGFDPTADSLHIGHLLPIIMLKRFQRAGHKPIALIGGGTGMIGDPSGRSAERSLNEAKVVHGYSEKIRQQLAKLLNFDNGSNAARARNNHDWLGNMTIIDFLRDAGKHFGINYMLGKESVSARIEQGISYTEFSYMILQSLDFMKLYEQENCTLQIGGSDQWGNITAGMELIRRSRENEEEEINVFGLTVPLITKADGSKFGKTAGGAIWLDPEKTTPYEFYQFWINTDDRDVMKFLQYFTFLEQDELDELQKELENHPEKRQAQRRLAEEMTMMVHSKEDLQQAQKITNALFSGNLQDLSVSDIEQGFKDVPTYETAKADIGLIDLLVSASISSSKRQAREDIKNGAIYINGERQQDLQCVVDASARIGDKFTIIRRGKKKYFLISYK from the coding sequence ATGGACATTTTACAGGATTTGGAAAAACGCGGCCTCATTCAACAAACAACAGACAGGGAAGGATTACAAAAGCATTTAAATGAAAATCAGGTGACCTTGTACTGTGGATTTGACCCAACAGCCGACAGCCTGCATATTGGGCATTTACTTCCGATTATCATGTTGAAACGGTTTCAGCGAGCTGGACATAAACCGATTGCGTTAATTGGTGGGGGAACAGGAATGATTGGTGATCCGAGTGGCCGTTCTGCTGAGCGTTCTTTAAATGAAGCAAAAGTAGTTCACGGATACAGTGAAAAGATTAGACAACAATTGGCAAAGCTGCTTAATTTTGATAATGGATCCAATGCAGCGCGCGCACGGAATAATCATGACTGGCTGGGTAACATGACAATAATTGACTTTCTCCGGGATGCTGGTAAACATTTTGGGATTAACTATATGCTGGGCAAAGAATCGGTATCAGCTCGGATAGAACAAGGCATCTCTTATACGGAGTTCAGCTACATGATCTTACAGTCACTTGATTTTATGAAACTGTACGAACAGGAAAACTGCACTTTGCAAATTGGTGGTAGTGACCAATGGGGCAATATTACAGCTGGTATGGAGCTCATTCGTCGCTCTCGAGAAAATGAAGAGGAAGAAATCAATGTATTTGGCCTGACTGTACCACTAATCACAAAAGCAGACGGTAGCAAGTTCGGTAAAACAGCCGGCGGTGCCATATGGCTTGATCCGGAAAAAACAACACCATACGAGTTTTATCAGTTCTGGATCAACACGGATGACCGTGATGTCATGAAGTTTTTGCAGTACTTTACATTTCTGGAACAAGACGAACTCGATGAACTGCAAAAAGAACTGGAAAATCATCCGGAAAAACGACAGGCGCAAAGGCGACTCGCTGAAGAAATGACGATGATGGTTCATAGTAAGGAGGATTTGCAGCAAGCACAGAAAATAACGAATGCACTGTTTAGTGGTAATTTGCAAGATCTTTCTGTCAGTGATATTGAACAGGGATTTAAAGATGTGCCAACGTATGAAACTGCTAAAGCGGATATTGGTCTGATTGATCTCCTCGTCAGTGCATCGATTTCATCATCTAAACGTCAGGCAAGAGAAGATATTAAAAATGGCGCTATTTATATCAATGGTGAACGCCAACAGGATCTACAATGTGTAGTAGATGCATCTGCCCGTATCGGGGATAAATTCACGATTATCCGGCGCGGGAAAAAGAAATACTTTTTAATTAGTTATAAATAA
- a CDS encoding transglycosylase domain-containing protein, which produces MKFKQFLQTCIHKIKSFFKKLREHPYSKKAISVWKTGKIQQSSRIGYDVIWNIVLFFLIIGVIGAFFAGGVGAGYFASLVKDEPIRDYENMEQNIYNYEETSSLYFANDKYIGDVRSDLYRQEVTLKNVSENLKNAVIATEDEYFNEHNGIVPKAIVRALVQQATNAPMQSGGSTLTQQLVKNQILTNEVSFERKAKEILIAMRLERFFDKDEILEAYLNVVPYGRDASGGNIAGIQTAAQGIFGIDASEVNLAQAAYLAGLPQSPSYYTPFKNSGGLKGEEGIQPGLNRMKSVLERMHEAGYITKAQFENALSYDITTDFTDESPSPVEKYPYLTVMAQQRAKGIIQEHLAKEDGYTMEDLQNDDKLMEDYAIRADRALRQNGYEIHTTIDKKTHDTFQKIVQNYEHFGPDWTGYVTDKETGRKKKITQQIQTGGILIENKTGRIIGFVGGRNSNKDSQFNFAFQSKRSNGSTMKPILTYAPAFEQGVIQPGTPIADVRKTYSTPSGGYTPHNYGGGYHGIVPARKALYNSYNIPAIKIYDKIRGQDPVSEFLEPMGITSIRDNEYTHLSLGIGGTTDGVSVEENVNAFATFANQGKFVDAHLIEQITDKEGNVVFEYNPDPVDVFSPQTAYLTVDVMRDVIDRGTATYLQSQLKYNHVDWAGKTGTSQNYKDAWFVGVNPNVSMGVWIGYRKGKNIRCPSCSLSYSQRNEKLWAQLVNAASDINPELMAPEQKFERPGGIVTRSYCAISGKLPSDLCKEAGLIKTDIFNAKYVPTEKDDSLIRGSYVIVDGKAVLAAENTPKEFVEGDGITFNPEFLKRKGYDQLNNPSTLFPSTNRKAWEKIGLPQSDVSNKVVENDGKKPSAPGAVKASGSKLTWNQSSSSDVVGYRIYQAKKPNSSFRLIGNTTGTKFTFTDKKAVYRVKAVDYFGLESAASKEVLVGDFSKSENEKSGHSNNAAEGNKQNENANKNSESEKQ; this is translated from the coding sequence GTGAAATTCAAGCAATTTTTGCAAACATGTATACATAAAATTAAATCGTTTTTTAAAAAACTGCGTGAACATCCGTATTCAAAAAAAGCGATCTCGGTCTGGAAAACAGGTAAAATACAGCAATCATCACGAATTGGTTATGATGTCATCTGGAATATCGTTTTATTTTTCTTGATTATTGGTGTTATTGGTGCTTTCTTTGCAGGCGGTGTCGGTGCTGGCTATTTCGCATCACTTGTGAAAGATGAACCGATACGGGATTACGAGAACATGGAACAAAACATTTATAACTATGAGGAAACATCATCACTTTATTTTGCCAATGATAAGTATATTGGCGATGTCCGATCAGATTTATACCGCCAGGAGGTAACACTGAAGAATGTTTCAGAAAACCTTAAAAACGCCGTTATTGCTACAGAGGATGAGTATTTTAACGAGCATAATGGGATTGTACCAAAAGCAATCGTACGTGCACTTGTCCAGCAAGCAACAAACGCACCAATGCAATCCGGCGGAAGTACACTGACCCAGCAACTTGTTAAAAATCAGATATTGACAAATGAGGTATCGTTCGAGCGAAAGGCAAAAGAAATTTTAATAGCGATGCGATTAGAACGCTTTTTTGACAAAGACGAAATACTGGAAGCGTATCTGAATGTTGTCCCATATGGTCGTGACGCTTCAGGTGGCAACATTGCTGGAATTCAAACCGCTGCACAGGGAATATTTGGTATTGATGCTTCGGAAGTAAACTTAGCTCAGGCAGCATATCTGGCTGGCCTGCCGCAAAGTCCGTCCTATTACACCCCTTTCAAGAACAGTGGGGGGTTAAAAGGCGAAGAAGGTATACAGCCAGGACTTAATCGAATGAAATCAGTATTAGAGAGAATGCATGAGGCTGGGTACATAACTAAAGCCCAATTTGAAAATGCACTGAGCTATGACATTACGACAGACTTTACCGATGAATCACCATCTCCTGTTGAAAAATATCCGTATCTAACGGTTATGGCCCAACAACGTGCCAAAGGGATTATCCAAGAACACTTAGCCAAAGAAGATGGCTATACAATGGAAGACCTGCAGAATGACGATAAATTAATGGAAGATTATGCGATACGCGCCGACCGCGCTCTAAGACAGAATGGTTATGAAATCCACACAACCATTGATAAAAAAACGCATGATACATTTCAAAAGATTGTTCAGAATTACGAACATTTTGGACCGGACTGGACAGGCTATGTGACAGATAAAGAAACTGGTAGAAAGAAAAAAATTACTCAGCAAATCCAAACAGGCGGCATTCTAATTGAGAATAAAACCGGCCGGATTATCGGTTTCGTAGGCGGACGGAATTCTAATAAAGACAGTCAGTTTAATTTTGCCTTTCAATCCAAACGGTCAAACGGCAGTACCATGAAGCCAATACTCACGTACGCACCAGCCTTTGAGCAAGGTGTTATCCAACCGGGAACACCGATAGCCGACGTCAGAAAAACTTACTCCACTCCTAGTGGCGGTTACACACCACACAATTATGGCGGTGGATACCACGGGATCGTTCCAGCCCGGAAGGCACTTTATAACTCGTATAACATACCGGCCATTAAAATCTATGACAAAATCAGAGGTCAGGATCCAGTCAGCGAATTTTTGGAACCTATGGGAATAACGTCAATACGCGACAATGAATATACGCATCTTTCACTCGGTATAGGTGGAACGACTGATGGCGTGTCTGTTGAAGAAAATGTCAATGCATTTGCGACATTTGCTAATCAGGGAAAGTTTGTCGATGCTCATTTAATAGAACAAATTACCGACAAAGAAGGCAATGTCGTATTCGAGTATAATCCAGATCCAGTCGACGTATTTTCTCCGCAGACAGCCTATCTCACAGTGGATGTTATGCGTGATGTAATCGACCGCGGGACAGCGACCTACTTGCAATCACAGCTAAAATATAATCATGTTGACTGGGCAGGCAAAACCGGTACATCACAGAATTATAAAGACGCCTGGTTCGTCGGGGTAAACCCGAATGTATCCATGGGTGTCTGGATTGGTTACAGGAAAGGAAAAAATATTCGATGTCCGTCCTGCTCCTTAAGCTACAGTCAGCGTAATGAGAAGCTGTGGGCCCAATTAGTTAACGCAGCGTCTGACATAAACCCGGAACTGATGGCACCCGAGCAGAAATTTGAACGACCAGGTGGAATTGTGACACGTAGCTATTGTGCCATCTCTGGAAAGCTTCCTTCAGATCTTTGCAAAGAAGCTGGACTGATTAAAACGGATATTTTCAATGCCAAATATGTGCCAACAGAAAAAGATGACAGCCTGATAAGAGGTTCGTATGTAATTGTTGATGGAAAGGCTGTCTTAGCAGCGGAAAACACGCCTAAAGAGTTTGTTGAAGGTGATGGGATTACATTTAATCCGGAATTTCTGAAACGAAAAGGCTATGACCAGCTCAATAATCCCTCCACCTTATTCCCAAGCACTAACCGAAAAGCATGGGAAAAGATAGGCTTGCCACAATCAGATGTCAGTAACAAGGTGGTTGAAAACGATGGTAAGAAACCATCCGCTCCTGGGGCTGTTAAAGCTTCCGGCAGTAAATTAACCTGGAACCAATCAAGCAGCAGCGATGTTGTCGGCTACCGTATTTATCAGGCTAAAAAGCCAAATAGTTCCTTTAGACTTATCGGAAACACAACCGGAACAAAGTTTACCTTTACAGATAAAAAAGCGGTATACCGGGTTAAAGCGGTGGATTATTTCGGACTTGAATCAGCAGCTTCCAAAGAGGTACTTGTTGGTGACTTTTCTAAATCGGAAAACGAAAAGTCCGGTCATAGTAATAACGCCGCCGAGGGCAATAAGCAGAATGAGAATGCAAATAAAAATTCCGAATCAGAGAAGCAATAA
- a CDS encoding GNAT family N-acetyltransferase has translation MKHVKTYHSDLRHTLEGPVVIEGPLSSVTMNKYHFHEQLIAFRPAPKQFEALLSIADLTEGRIIIARTKDTIVGYVTYLHPDPMERWSTFNMDNLMELGAIEVIPAYRGAKIASGLLEVSMMDDYMENYIIISTEYYWHWDLDGTRLSVWDYRKVMEKMMAAGGLLPAPTDDPEIISHPANCLMVRIGNNVPESSIKQFDKLRFLQRQQYRNMREGL, from the coding sequence ATGAAACACGTAAAAACCTATCACTCGGACCTACGCCATACACTTGAGGGCCCAGTTGTGATTGAAGGACCACTTTCATCCGTAACGATGAACAAGTACCATTTTCATGAACAGCTGATAGCGTTCCGGCCTGCCCCAAAACAATTCGAGGCTTTATTAAGCATTGCTGACTTGACTGAGGGCCGGATTATTATTGCCAGAACGAAAGATACTATCGTAGGTTATGTCACCTATTTACACCCGGATCCAATGGAACGTTGGTCAACATTTAATATGGATAACCTGATGGAATTGGGGGCTATTGAAGTTATTCCTGCCTACCGCGGGGCAAAAATAGCCTCAGGTCTGCTGGAAGTATCCATGATGGATGATTACATGGAAAACTATATCATCATATCTACAGAATACTACTGGCATTGGGATCTTGATGGCACCAGATTAAGTGTATGGGACTATCGTAAGGTAATGGAAAAAATGATGGCTGCAGGTGGTTTGCTTCCTGCTCCGACAGATGACCCAGAAATTATTTCTCATCCGGCAAACTGTTTAATGGTTCGAATCGGCAATAATGTACCCGAATCATCCATAAAACAATTTGACAAGTTGCGATTTTTACAACGACAGCAATACCGTAATATGAGGGAGGGGCTATAA
- a CDS encoding acetoin utilization AcuB family protein: MLVEEIMKKDVITLSPSATIANALKLLRENHIRHIPIVNQDNQVVGIVSDRDVRDATASIFNTADNQQYLQQELQSIMSYPVVTAHPLDFVEEVARVFYNEGFGCLPVVSGNTLIGIITEKEMLYTMILLTGTNIQSSQIEVKVPHKPGILPEVAAVFGKRKTNITSVLMYPFNDDPNYKILVFRIQTMNPVPLIQDLRDAAMN; encoded by the coding sequence ATGCTAGTTGAGGAGATAATGAAAAAAGATGTGATAACACTTTCCCCATCAGCGACAATTGCTAACGCACTGAAGCTACTGCGGGAAAATCACATCCGGCATATTCCAATAGTCAATCAGGATAATCAGGTCGTCGGTATCGTTTCTGACCGTGATGTCCGTGATGCGACCGCATCTATCTTTAATACAGCGGATAATCAGCAATATTTGCAACAAGAACTCCAATCAATTATGAGTTACCCTGTAGTTACTGCTCATCCTCTTGATTTCGTCGAGGAAGTTGCTAGGGTTTTTTACAATGAGGGGTTTGGATGCCTCCCGGTCGTCAGCGGCAACACCTTAATAGGCATCATTACCGAAAAGGAGATGCTGTATACAATGATCCTATTAACCGGTACGAATATCCAAAGCTCTCAGATTGAGGTGAAAGTACCACATAAACCAGGTATCCTGCCTGAAGTGGCAGCCGTTTTCGGTAAACGCAAAACGAACATAACGTCCGTGCTTATGTACCCGTTTAATGATGATCCGAATTACAAAATATTAGTTTTTCGCATCCAAACAATGAACCCAGTACCACTGATCCAAGATTTGCGTGATGCAGCTATGAATTGA
- a CDS encoding acetoin utilization protein AcuC, producing MTCKSTFIYTDKFLDYHFHSDHPFNQQRVLLTKELLEAVNLLPKHLITAPRTATDEELALFHAPAYINAVKKAGTGHLSEEEGLEHGLGTEDTPMFRHMHEASSHLVGGTLTAVDSVLLGNTNHALNLGGGLHHGFSRKASGFCIYNDGAIAIKYIREKYNLKVLYVDTDAHHGDGVQWAFYDDPNVCTLSIHETGRYLFPGTGNISERGIKEGHGYAFNVPIDAFTEDESFIQVYESVFRKVAAFFRPDVILTQNGADAHVFDPLTHLCTTTETFERIPLIAHELAHQYCDGRWIALGGGGYDMWRVVPRTWAQIWSVMTTGETQKAALPKPWLSKWQKKSPVELPDSWNDSKDIVPNIPRKPEITEKNERSLLSALKYTKNKSAYM from the coding sequence ATGACCTGTAAGTCTACATTTATATATACTGATAAATTCTTAGACTATCATTTTCATTCGGATCATCCTTTTAATCAACAGCGGGTATTATTAACAAAGGAATTATTGGAAGCGGTTAATCTATTGCCGAAACACTTGATTACAGCACCCCGAACGGCTACTGACGAAGAGCTTGCTCTATTTCACGCGCCTGCCTACATTAATGCCGTTAAAAAGGCGGGAACCGGCCATCTTTCAGAAGAAGAGGGGCTGGAGCATGGTCTTGGAACAGAGGATACACCGATGTTTCGTCATATGCACGAGGCTTCAAGTCACCTTGTTGGGGGAACACTCACTGCAGTGGATTCCGTTTTACTGGGGAATACAAATCATGCACTGAATTTGGGAGGTGGTCTTCACCACGGATTCAGCCGGAAAGCAAGTGGCTTCTGCATTTATAATGATGGTGCCATCGCAATTAAGTATATTCGAGAAAAGTATAATCTAAAAGTTCTTTACGTCGATACGGATGCCCATCATGGAGATGGTGTGCAATGGGCCTTTTATGATGATCCGAATGTCTGTACCCTTTCCATTCATGAAACAGGACGCTATTTGTTTCCTGGAACAGGCAATATAAGTGAGCGCGGTATCAAAGAAGGACACGGATATGCCTTTAATGTGCCAATCGATGCTTTTACGGAAGATGAGTCATTTATACAAGTATATGAATCCGTTTTCAGAAAGGTAGCAGCATTTTTTCGCCCCGATGTAATCCTGACACAGAATGGAGCTGATGCACATGTATTTGATCCACTCACACATTTATGTACAACAACAGAGACATTTGAACGCATTCCATTGATAGCTCATGAATTGGCACATCAGTACTGTGACGGGCGCTGGATTGCCCTTGGCGGAGGGGGATATGATATGTGGCGAGTTGTCCCGCGTACCTGGGCACAAATCTGGAGTGTTATGACAACAGGTGAAACACAAAAGGCGGCGCTACCGAAACCATGGCTGTCGAAATGGCAAAAGAAATCACCTGTTGAACTCCCTGACTCATGGAACGATAGCAAGGACATTGTACCCAATATTCCTAGAAAGCCCGAAATAACGGAAAAAAATGAAAGATCTTTATTAAGTGCACTTAAATATACTAAAAACAAATCAGCATATATGTAA